From Arachis hypogaea cultivar Tifrunner chromosome 3, arahy.Tifrunner.gnm2.J5K5, whole genome shotgun sequence:
ccgtttgggtgtatttctgtaatcatttgggtttcattatcttcaaaatttgatttcagaaactatgaaaatcagaaaaaaaaaacaaagtaagaaggagatccaacaaatttagcaagaaattcgaaaaaagaaacgaaatcttttaaaaaatgaaaattatatatttacacgttaattgatttgaattgatttaaaaatctgTTAAAGAGACACATAACATAAACAACGCATTTAGTAAATTTCGTTCTCTTCAAACTTATAAAGCTTGTAAATACAAAACACTTATATATAGAAATTAATCCTTTTCATTTATACTATTCTTAATAGTATCTATTTGTGAAATGGGCCAAGATGTTCCATTATAACCATTACAGACattaaaatcatattttaaacTTTGCATTATCACGAAAACTATATATTAATCTATGGATAATTTATAAGCATTAAAAGATGGATTTTGTTTTACGAAGTTAGAATATGTATAATTTATAAGCATCATAGAAAACACCTATTCATATGATATAAGCAAATTAATATCAAAAGTTTTACAAAGACAGAAACAAAAGTAATAGAATTAAAGCACTAATAAGAAGTCCTTAATTATTAAATGAAGGGTTACCCTTTAGTAATGAAGCGGATAAATTTTTTCCATTGACACTACAATAAATTTGGGCTaggcaaccctttaaaaatattgcctataataagaaaaaatattgcctTTGATAAAAGACAACATTTTTTGACAAAAAACAACGCTTTTTGAAATTGACTATACGGCGTTAGTTTTGGTCTAAAACAAcgtttttatatattaaaagaaaCTCTTTTACGGCAACTTTCAAAAAACGTTGTCTTTTCTGCAAATAAAGCAACTCCACAAAAAGTTGCCTTAGAACATCCAAACACAACGTTTGAGATAAGACGTTATCGCAACACTTTTTACACCCTAACTTTGATGTGCTATTGCTTGCTATATGATGAGAAGAAAATTCATCAACTTCATGACTTGGAGGCAACCATGCACGTATTGTGATATATTAAAGCAAAAGCGAAGTCTCTGAATTCAGATAATGAGGATTATGGCCCCTTCCAAAGGATGTAACGTGATCTTTGAGGGACCTTTTGTGCTTGTTGTCGGAACCGCAAGTGCAATACCAAAGCTTGCCACATTTCCTGCACATGAATGCCTTTGTGCCATGCTTCCTCTTGTAGTGTGTTTGGAGGGTCCTCAAGTCCTTCAATGCCTTTGCCCTTGGAtgctttatgttgttcttgcatcCTTCAGCGCAACAATAACATGCTAACCTTAGCATTCCCGCTGCCTGTGTTCCTTTCAGTGACTCTGCTCCTTTACTATATTCCCATTCATGCCCCCACATATGCATCTGAATAATAATTACTTAATGTATGTCTGTCAACTGTCAAATTAaccttatatttttttaacttattttttattcaaattatgcTTAGTAGAAATATTTCACCCTCATCAGAATTTATTTGGCTATCATTTTTCACTATCAACTTATCATTTTAGTAAATTAATCCAACAACATACTTTTAAACATTAATGATGAATAACTGCtgacaaaaacaataaattttatttatcatcAATCATTCATTATCAAACTACTCCTCAACTAATTAAGCCTACTTTATTTAACTTACCATATGCCTCATTATGAATGTATGTGATGCCCATCTTTTACATGGCCTAGCCGTGTATATATAGTATCCCCTTTAATTTGTCCTAActaatatataattgttaattAATACTTTCTGATCTGATGGGGTATAACAAATCAAATTATTGTCAAAAAATTACGGCTAGAAACCAAGAATATATATGTTATGATGAGTAATTGGAGATTAGTGGGTTGGACTCGCTAGACTGTtgaatccgacctcttttgagaAAGTCGGTTACATCAAGAGGCCAATCTGTAAATTaagtctttttatcttatttgaattTGGATCTTAGTGTTAGGTCAGTTATGAACAATATATAAAGAAGAAGATACAGAGAGAGATACGATACGATGCTAATCTAATATAATAATCATCCTTCCTATTTGAAATCCGAATCTTTCCCCTTAAAAAGCAGTGGAATCCAATGGTTTGAATAGCTTTTCTCAATTAGTGTCCTATTAGTTattttgcatgttcaatttagtaattgatttttaatttaacgTATAAATAACCTTTTTTCTTTCCTCTCGCATATTATTACTAGGTAAGTAGGTAGCTACTCCTACCTAATTAATGTGGAAACGTAATCCCCCAAAAAAGAAGTATATATCGTGTCTCTGAATGATCCAATTCCAAATAAGGTACTAGTATCTTAGAACTAATATTTAGGGAAGATCTGATATTGTAGTCATCGACGACCATGACCAAGTGGTGATCAGTTTAACAACCCTAGAACTAGAATGAAGACTACCATAACATAATAAAGGAAGATCATAATTTTAATACGAAAAGTGAGGAAGCGAACTGGCTCTAGAGTGTCTTAGCTCAAATGGTTTCTTAATAAAGTTGAGAaatgaaagcaaaagaaaaataaggtaGAGCATAACTGATGATACTGACCTGCATGTTGTTATATCTAGTGAAGGTCTGTGCTGCCGTTGGTATCCAGAATCTCTCTGCTGCATCATCATGGAAAACCTTCTTCCTCTCAttgctgctgctgttgttgttgttgttgttagggAGCCCAATATGCAAAGCCACTGTCACTTTCTCTTCATCGTGTTCTTCCTTTGCACCGCCACCTACCATTGGCAAAAATTGGATGagatcattattattgttatgagTCACATACGAAGATGATGATGGCTGTTTGAGCCATTCAATATCATCTTGGTAGTAATGGTAATAATACAGATGAATTACTGTTCTTGCAGTCCCTCATCGAGACAGGATTATTCTTTCTTCTTGCTGAAATTCTCACAAATATAAGGATGCCTTAGCTTCAATGCTTCATTCACCAAATCGCCattgtttaatttctttatttgaatttgtcttttttcctttttcctttttccgTTTAACTCTGACCTTGTACTGTATTGGTGCGGATGGATAATGACATGCAATAGAATATCTATCGCATGGGATACTTCACTCGTAAATCGTCTTTGTAAAGACGTTTATTTGTAACATTATTATTGGATATATTAATAAAtcgaataatttttaattttttaataaattaaaataaaattaattttttataataataataaatttaattttttagggatctaattatatttttaaatttttaaaaatttaaatatttataaaaaataaaagttagagatatatttattttttattaaaaaatttaaaaatatttaatttagattatttaattCAATCGGGTCTAATAATTACAATGCAGACAATTgagtttattattgttgttataataaattgattttattctaatttattaaaaaataaattattaactgatttaataaaaatgtccaataataacataatacatataaatatctttaaaaaaaatatttttaatatttttattaaagtggTCTCCTCATATTTTACTATCGCCCTCTTCATATTACATcttccttattttaaaattttttttaaaataaaatacgttTATGTtacgttttatttttatttcctaaTTTCTAATTAAGAGAAAattgtatattaaaaatttattttttttatatttttaataaaaacttgatcaacattaatttataattttaatatatgtttttagAATATAAAGAGGGACAGATCTACAGTTACAAAAGAGGGGATATTTGTCcctacaaattttttaaaaaaaattaatatatatatatatatataccacttattatattatatatatttgttctaaaataaaatataaatactttttttttgtgtttttcgttaaaagaatattttgttaaacttacacacaaaaataattatattgttaaatttaatttagtataaaaataaataaataaatttaaaaaatagtgatAATAACTTCATTATATTagcttattaattaataattaaattgagacttgattttctaattaaatacaatttaaattattagtaattttttaaaaattatttaagatagaAAAAcatattatctatatattaatatattgtaattattttggttaaaaaatttatttataccatAAAGACTATAATAAGTAAACTTGATaattaaatatgagataataaaaaataaaatattgtttaaaaaCATATACAGAAAAATGATATTtagtcatgttaaaaataaaaaatagtcgttataaattttttttttgttattttgaatattatactgtgtgtatgaaattatatttttattattttaaatattataatatttaattgtGTGTATATGTCTAGTTCTTATCaatataatatgtataaatagttctaacttaaaaatttaaatataattcaaCCAATTTAGATTTTTCAAGTGATCAGCGTTGTTCGCTTAAGTAAGTATTGGGGGTTTAAATTCGTTTTAGTAGTAACTCATTACCGACCAATTGTAGACtcttaaatgaaattcaaattcatgacggattagtccttaacttaTTGGATATTATTATaggaagtaaaaaaaaatatctatacctaaattttattatatttttacccTACTATTAAatttttctggatccgtcactaaATATAAGATAGATaaatttacaaaaatttaaaatttaaatttatttattaaaaaagcttttaatatttttattaataataattttaacatgtatttttatgACCTATGTTAGCTAAATTTAAAACTTAATTGAAGTATAGTGTGAAAAGGGAAGTGATTTTGAACTGCCTCACCAACCCAGTCCCTTGTCTTTACGCGTAAAAGTTCCAAGCCATGCAATGAAAGTCTTATTAGGATTTCTTTTTGCCCTCCTTTTTTGTCCACGAAAAGATTGATGGACCCATAAAGAGACTCAATAATTGTtttaatgttttctttttcttcatttcaaAAGCTTTTTCATTTTTGGAAAAGGAAAACATGTATCAACTACATGCCGCTTCTTGGAAATTCAGCATGAGTTCCAACAATGCTCGCGCGCACACATCACTTATGTTATCTCTTGCTTTATACTATGTTTGATCCtcttaattttttatgaaattaatcaaacacattatataataatattgaatattatatagAAAAAATTTAATCAACAAAAAATACGTGTgcattttaaaatataaacattttaaacacataatttaaatttaaattttatattttattcatgtaCAATATCGATAAGTAAAAATACAGAAACTaacttttagttagttaatattaagaaattttagtgtttaaatttataatttaaaatttaggattagaagtttataatttaatataaataatatatataattttgaaaaaggttaacTGACGTTGGTTGAAAGAAAATGTTGATTTCCTGACTTTACTCTATTTGTaaatatattatctttaactTTTAATGCAAACATTTAACATTAATGTAGAGTATTGCATAGtacattacatttttattattagtattatttgaTGTACCACACACGGACTGGTACATTAATTCTACTTCATTTTTGTTAGGCATTTTTCTTTCAATAAAGGTGCACATCCTCACGTGGTATCTGAATTAATTTAGAAGCTAGTGAGTAATTTATTtggaaaaacatttaaaaaaatgaaagagaaaaacttaGGGTGATGAGAGCGAGATTTACCCCCAAGAACTCGTCAATGGAAACTATAAGACtaactataaaatttatattataggGGCACAGTATCGTAGTAAGCAGGGCTATGCTTGGGAATTAAATAATGTAATTGTAGGAATGGAAAatttgttgaaagaaaaaaaacaagccTATAAAGTAGAAAGCGAAGCAAATAGTGCTACTACTATAAGATACGTGGATTGCATGTGCACTGAGACTAACACTACGAATGGTGTTCCACTTTCCCGGTTATTCTGACGATCTTTTTCCTGGAAATTGTACTCCGACTGCTTCACGAGCTCATATTATTGACttgacttaattttttttttataaatttctaaCCAAACCTTACAATTGTGTTGTGTCTAAATTGACGTTGGTTGTTTGCGGTTTTCTTTTGGGCTCTGGCCGGTTGGCCCATTAATGTACCCAAAACTTGTAAGAATTAGTAGTTGACCAGTTGAACAAAAATCATCAAGAGAATTATATGAGTCATGATTCCTTGATTATAGTTAGAGATATTCAGGAGCTGCAGAGGAGACCGTGGGATATCAAAGCATAGTCGACCTTCATGGATGTTCCATATATATATCCAGAGCTTGTTGGTCTTATGTCTAAAGATGTAAAGGAGGGGAGTATTATAACTCCTATGAACAATATTAGTTACTCTGTTCTTGTTTTGGGCTTTGGCCCCCATGGTatacccaaaaagaaagaagagtggCATGTGGCATGCATGATGTAGTGTTATTAAGGGACAAGATAATCATATGCAGTGAAGTGAATAATGTTAGTTTGTTATTGAAGGCAAGACAGCCACCCATGCATATGACACATGTTTTCCACGTGGCAGGTGCTGCTACACAATTCCAGCTTGGCACCACCACTCCTCTCTTAGCTTATTTCCACTCTCACCAATCTCTCATTCACTGTCTGCTACTCATAATTGAttgttaatataataaatttataaaataaaataaaattcattttaaagTGAAAAATGTTAATGTcttaatatctttttaatttagaattaatttaatacaattttataaatttatttttagtaatcaaTTAGAATAGTAGATAAAGAATAGGAATgaagttggaataattgtggataagcagtggaagaaggacgtagttgatgttaagagggtgggagatcggatcatctctatcaaacttgtggtggagggaggtgcttttcatgtgattagcgcctatgcaccgcaagtgggttcggacgaacaacacaagataaggttttgggaggatctagagagtttggttcaaggcatatctttgggagataagattttcttaggaggagatttaaatggctatgttgggagagaagtgactggatatgggagtattcacggaggccatggtttcggggtgatcaatgccgagggtaaaactattttggacttttcctcaacttttgatcttctcatcgcaaatacatgttttaaaaagagagatgaacatcttataacctataagagtggcatgacaagctctcaaatcgacttcttcttgttgaggagagtcgaccggaaattttgcattaactgtaaaattatcccgggagagagtttgacaacacaacatagggtgctcgtcatggattttcgcgttgagaaaaagttgaggaaaagacatcatacgaagaacccaaggacgaggtggtggcggatgaaaggtgaggaacaaagaagcttcctaagacgggtaggagaagaggcaaggtgggatgggaatggaagcgcggaagagatgtggagggagatggcagaagttattagaagaacagcaaaagaaagttttggtgaatctaaaggaataggaccaatagacaaggagtcctggtggtggaatgcgagtatacaagaaaagataaagataaaaagagaatgctttaaagagtggtctttatgctgcaatgcagataactgggaaaaatataaggcggctaagaaagagacaaaagtggctgtaagtgaagcaagaacaagagcatatgagggtctctaccagtctttggacacgaaagaaggagaaaaatgtatatatagaattgcaaagagccaggaaagaagaacgagagatttggatcaggttaagtgcataaaggataaggatggagaggtgttggctcaagaggagaagattaatgaaaggtggaagagctacttctacgagttatttaatgagggacagaagactcttccgagccttggtcgattatgcacaagggaagaagatcaaaactttgactactgtcgaaggattcgagacttcgaggtaaaagaggctctaaagcagatgaaaaatggcagggcagtaggacctgataatatcccgattgaggtttggaagggtcttggaggaaaaggcatcaactggttaaccaagctttttaatgagattttaaggtcaaagaagatgcctgatgagtgaagaaagagcaccttggt
This genomic window contains:
- the LOC112784494 gene encoding zinc finger protein WIP3-like, yielding MRDCKNSGGAKEEHDEEKVTVALHIGLPNNNNNNSSSNERKKVFHDDAAERFWIPTAAQTFTRYNNMQMHMWGHEWEYSKGAESLKGTQAAGMLRLACYCCAEGCKNNIKHPRAKALKDLRTLQTHYKRKHGTKAFMCRKCGKLWYCTCGSDNKHKRSLKDHVTSFGRGHNPHYLNSETSLLL